The genomic stretch AGGAAAACCATCAAAAAGGGATCACCTTGAATTGGAACCAAATGCTAAGTGATAAAAGCAAGTTTTAGGATATTCTAAAATTTTAAGCAGACACAAAGAAAAGATAACTTACTTGTTGTCAAAAGGAGGTATGAAAGCAGCAGCTAGTGATAGAATGGGAAGACCAAAACCATGGTGGACGCGAACTTCCTCACAGAAGAAACTTAACGTGGAACTTGCAAGCTTTGTGAGATAAGCTTTTATGGCATATTTGTTATCTGAACCAAAAACAAAATGCAATGCAGCAAGGTTCTGTCTTGAAGATGCAACTCGTTTGATCTGGGCACAAGATTCAGAGTGGCTGGGGATGGAGCCAAATACATCGGCAGGAACTTTGTGAAGTAAATTGAAGTCTGACTGAGTGGAGAGCCCGATTGATAGCGATCCAGCAAACTTGGAAATGAAACGGAACGCTTCCTGTAGGACTAGAATACCAGAGGCATAAATGTGGCTGGTGCAGTAGATAGAATTGTTTTACCAAAGAACTAAACTCTGACAATATCCTCAACCAATACCTTGAAATAATTGGAAATCTGTTGGGAGATTAGGTGTGTCAGCGAAATCCACATTTGCGAACAATGAGTTGTTCTTCATATTAATTCTTCGTGATACGTATCAAGAAGGATGAATCCAAAGAATCTGCTCACCCAAATACTGGAGGAAGCCCTGTAGAATGTTCAAATTGTTTATATAGAACATAGAAGCAGAAAACGAGAAAAGAAACGAGGAAGATGTTCACTATGGACAGGGATTAACCGAGACAGTCGAACACCTATTTCTCCTCGCTTCGTTCAAATGGTAGCAATTAGGAAAAAGATGCACAAACTGGAAACTATCCGACCAGCAAAAAGACAGACCGCATTAATTTTCGTTCACCTTTAAATGATGCCAAATACTACGAAAGTTGAAGGGAAAACAAAAGGAATCCATCTCCCACCAACATAATCACAAGAAACCGCAAGGAAAGAACCGAACAAGGAATGGATGTGTTCGACGCACCTGGCGCAAAATTGCGTTCAAAGAAAGCTTCGTCTCGCGGGATCAACAACGCCCGCGCATCAAATTAGCTGAATCAAAAGAATTAACGcgaaagagagagaaggaaggaaggaaatcTATCGATGAGCGGCGAGAAGACTTGACGGGGAAAGGGCTAAAGGAACGAATATTCTCTCTCTCCTCCGGCTAAAAAAGAGCTCCCTTTTATATAACGACAAAAAATTAGGAACAGTCCCTTTTTAGCAACAGTGAAACCGAAATTCCATATTTGCCCCTTCATGCATAACCTTGTCGATTGAGGATCGCACACCGCCTTTAACAATGggcaagaaaaagaacaatgaTCGCCTACTTCCGAAGCTGCAAAGAACTGTAGAACCGAAAACGTGGCAATTAATGGTTGGATAGGAACAAGACGCTGACGCCATCGTTTCACCGAGACCACTCCCAGGTCGTCGGACACGCAGTTTTAAGATTGATCTCTGCAGTAAGGATTGTAGTGGCGGTTCGAGAGAGGAGCCTGCCACGAAAGGACGCGCGACGGAAGCCACGGCGAGGATCGAGTTGGCAGTGGCGGCTGGTCGGTGGTATGAAAGTAAGAATCAGCGTTTGGGACGGCGTGGGATGAGCAGCGACAGCCACACGGAGAACGCATGCCACTGTGCAAAGAAGGTCTCTCACGTGTTCCTTGCGTGATCAACTTTGCCGTCGAGATtacgatatatatttttattaaattatatggaTGATTTACTGAAAACAAGTTTCTAGTTTTATACTCCTTCGTCACGTATATATCagcactatttttttttattttagtataaaatatattttttaaatgccgTAACAAAATTGAAGACTAATTTTGAAGGGTTTGACTCAGTTTTGGCTTATTAGTTGAAAATAAACACAAAAATTCTTGCTTTAAAACTTGCTTAATATTGATGATGACGGTCAAATAATTATGTGTATTCATGATAAGAGCATGCAAAACGGCACTTGCCAGATATTGATCTGCGATCCCGAAACTTGTCAAGCATACCTGCATTTTCCGTAAAATGAAGTTGGCCCAACAAATGAAATTTCTGATCCCACCTGAAATAATTTAAACATGGCCTTCAGCTCAgccagaaaaatattttataatccaaAGCACTATACTTTTACAAAACCCAAACATCTCGTAATTTCTGGCAGATAAAAAATGTTCGACCTATGTTACAAAATTTCATCTCATCCGCACTTTGGATTGGTTTTTTAAGCCACTGGCGTTTCTTTTTAGCGATCTAACAGTGGACAAGAAGTCATTCTTTTCTTGAGGTAATGACTCGGAAGACACAGCCTCTTCTTTTCCTGGAACGACATCAATATCTTGTCCAGATACAGAAAAATCTTCATGACGGGTGCCAACTTTCCCTGCACCCTTTTTCTGCTTTTCAACACGTTGCCTGACAAACGCAGCACTCCTGTAACACCAAAAGTTGGGTTTCCTTAGGACAGATCTAAAGAAAAATCTCAAATAATAATAACACAAGAATAATGACATTGCCCAAGATAACAGGAATTACCTTTTGTACTGTGGATCGGTTGGGTCCAAGGAATACAGATGAGATGCCAAAAGGGCAGAGAATCTTGGATCATTGCTAACATCTACATCCGGTAACTTGTCCTCCTCGTGAACTTGTTTTCCTTTCTTGCCTTTAACCTTCTTGGGCTTCAGGTTATAGCCTTTAGGACCTGTGTTGGGACCTTGGTCGTCAGTCAACAACAACTCAAGCTCAGCTCTACTTGCTTCACGTTCCCTATCCAAATCTCGTAGATCATCTCTCCCTCTATCATCTTTGCCTCTTTTATTTGACGGGGCCTTGCTCCTTTTCTTGCCAACCTTGGGTTCAGTATCCCCAGGTTCGTCAATGAAGAAATCATCAGTTTGGTCAGGTGCCTCTTCAGCATCATAATCACTACTATCATCCTCGGAGTACTTGGACCTACTCTTCCtagctttcttcttttcacttCTCTTTCTAAGCACTGCTTCCCAAACTGTTTCTGATTTTTTGTCCTTCTTCTCGAAGATCCGCTTGCTTAGGTCCTCCAACTCCGTATTGAATGTGATCTCCATATCTTTATCATCACTCTTGTCTCCATCAGAATCATTTTGTGATAATAGAAGAGCTCTTAACTCTTCAATTCCCTTGCGCTTTTTAACTTCACCATTGGGCAATGCTGATGGGTCATTATTCTCATCATCATCTACTTGATCATTCTCATCATCTTCATCACTGTCTCCACTAGAAGCTAGATACTCATTCAACTCATCCAGCTATACGAGGGTAAAAAAATCTGTATTAGCTTATCAGACAAATCAAATGCAAAGTGGCTTAAATTATATAAAACTGATTAACTCAAGAAGTTACAAGAATCACCATACAGTTCAAGCAAACAAATCCAGTTCTGTAGTGTGTGTGATATTCAAAGAAATCAATTTAACAAATCCACATTGCACGCATGCCAAAATAATATCaaagtaactacaatagcaaTTTTGGGGAGAAAAAATCACCGGAACATTCAGGGAGGCGCTAGCCTGAAAACTCCACATTCATCTCAATGTTCTCATCTCAGTTATACTAACTCTTCGTACATGTTTCGTAACTACTTAAGGCTCCATAGAGCGCGGCTAGCCTAAACAattattgaataatattttttcttttagtcTAAAAGGCACCTAGCGATCACAAAAAATCTTCAAGTCACTATTTACTTTAACCATTCAATTTTTATTCTATAAGAAAAATCTTCAAATAATCTCTCCATCCTATCAAACAATAGACTCGAGATACTTCAAACTTTTATTTGTACCTTTTCGTCCACTCATCCTAATTACATCATTAATTCTTCTCTTAGTATACtgaaattatatctcatataTATACTTAATATAAAACCTTTAGTTTTCAAGTTTTGTCTTCACAATTCAAATTCAAAACCAATTCCAAATAAACTCTCATTAATTACAACACATAAAAGCAAACCAATGAGGATAAGATCGCTGGAGATTTCTTTTGTGTGTGTCCTTGGTCACGGTCATTGCTAATACTAAAGGTTTGTCAATGTGAACATGGACAATTTTGTAGATGCATCCATGCGAGACATATAGCCTAAGCAATTAAAGGTTTGTTTACAACCTAGGTGCTAGTTTACGTGCTCAAGCAATCACCCATGAAAACATGGATTCTGGAGACGAAAGGGTCAACCATTCCTAGCAAACCCCTTCCCAATTAGGTAGCACCGAGGGACAGAAAGCCCCTCTAGCTAAAACCTTTGATCTAGCAAATGTAGGAAGTGGATCCAGCCAGCTAGGAAGGTGTCAAGTAGGCTGCGGAAAGGCAAAAAGCATGTCATGGCTTTGGAAGCCTCTAATGAGAAATTTACAGCTATACAACTAGTAAAAAGATCTAGATTATTAGGAGTATTAGATGCGTACTGTGAATTGAAGACACGGTAATCTATATACGTGAACATTGTAAGCTTTTAAAGCTCATAATTTTTTGCATGTTATCTTCCTTATGCTTAATAATAGCTAACTACTCTAGCTCTAGTTCTTTCGATTCATAATTGGAGGCACTTGTATGCCTTGATGAAGTGAAGCCCTCCTTCATGAAAGAAGACGGGCCCCAAGAACAGAGTAACCATCCTCAAGGTCAAGAAGTCAAACTATGAATGATTAAAGGGGAATCCGCCATTGAACCATTCCCAAGGAAATTCATAAACATCAAGAATATGTACTAACTTTTAAATGAATAGTTCAATATACATGGAAAACCAAAAATCATCTATATGGTACATTGGTTTGAAACTTTGAATTATGACAAAGAGAATCATTGAGAGAGGaacttaataataaaaaatgactATAATTAGTGGGATGTGATAGGAAATTAACTCCAAGCTACACATTTATAAGATCATAGTTGCTAAAGAGAACATTTAGATGGCGAAGCTAACTAAAGTAATCTTAGTTAAAATGACCAACCTGATTTGGATTGAACTTCTGTCTTAATACCTTTTTACGCTCTGGCTCATCCTCTTCCCAGGTTAGTTTCACTTTGCTATGTTGCAAGGCACGAGTTTGGAAGGCTGGCTCCTTGTAGCTTGTTGGTGCCTAATATCACAATAATAATCAGGTATTAAACTTGtccaaatataaattaaaaaaaagaatcaaaGCTACTTCTAAAAAGTAAATTGTTAACATCAGAAGTTTCAGGCACATGAAAACTTTTAGAAATCCATTAATTTTTATAGTAGATACGTTTGTTGAAGTGAATCCATTTATTCCCCACTAAACACAACCTAATACACAATGCAGGAAGGTCCATGTGACAAATCTCTAAGTGGACATCAATAACAACTCAAATCAACTTTTTATTCGTGTTGGTAACCAGCAGGTGCAGAGGGGTTCCTGCATGCACATGCTAGACGCTTAAATAAGTATATGGGAACATGCATACTCAATATGAAGTAGAATCATATCAAATAATTATAATTGCAGTCAAGGGCAAAtagatgaatgaatgaatgaactaATGCTCAAGAGTGGTGAGCTCTAACTGCAATAAATTTTACATTTCCAAATCTTCATAAACCAGACAACTTTCAAAGTTTTGCACTGTTTTCACCCTTAGTAACTCATATATCAAGATTATACAAACATTAACTGCACTGACTTCAAATAAAATATGGTTCACTACTAACTGACTTGATTTTCTAACTCCAACTTTGCCAAAACATATTGTCGAAATAGCCAGCAGAAAAGCATTTGTAACATAAAAGAACTAAGAGTATACTGTTTGCTAAACCTCAAAGTCAAAAGTTCATAGTTTATTCAGACTGAAAATTTTGCCAAAAATTTGAGCATTTTCAAAATAAAATCAAAAGGAACTCTATGACTAAAGAAATAGATAAAAACAACACTCTAGAGAAGTCACCTTGGAAATATCTTCCAAAATGCTTTCGTATGGATCAAGCATATTGCAAGCCTATCTCATATCTATCTTGTGAACAAACTTCATTGGTATCTACAGCATTAAAAATCACCTATAATTTTACAGAAAGAAACTGCTATTTCCATTGTGAAGCAGGTGCTTTTTGTTTTGCAGAGTCGGAAAAAAGGGAAGCTTCAGCCGTCACAAGTAAATCTTTAGCCTATCCGTCCAATGAATTAAATTTGCATATACATCCAAAGGCTAAAAACAAGTACCTCTGTGGTGACATCACGAGGAGGATGCTTGAATTCCATAGAATCAGGAATGAATCGTAGATCAAAAACATTTGACGTTTTCAGAAGCTCAGTGCCATCGAGAGTTTTATAAATATGACTGGCGGTAGCACTTGAATCACAAATTACAACAGCATAACAATACCTACATCATCATTGGAAAGAGAAAAAGATCAAATTAGTTAAAGACTTAGAAAGCACAATCCTTATGATTTGGACTGTCATGTGAAAATGGAAGTATAActatcatcaaaactttcaacAGAACAATTATATGTTTTTACCATAAATCCTAAATATATCCATGATAATCGCTATAGGAAACATTCATGTGAAAACACATAGAGGATATGACAACAGATAATTCACTGCAGTCAATTGTAAACTGTGTGCATGTACAGACAAGTATAAAAACATTAGTCCAAATGGCATTCACGGTTCAACTAAAGAATATATAAAATCTCAAACAATTTTCTAGGACACAAGAAACTTGAGGAGAAATGTGCTTTTATAAAATCACCTTAGCTTGTTCAACTCATAATTACGCAACTTTTCATTGTCAATATCAGAATCATCCTCACTATGGTCGTCGCTGTCATCAAAGAGACCAGATGGTCCATTAACTGCTTCAATTTCCATGCATTTGAGCCCAAACTCAGACGGATAGATAGAAACTGACAAAATATTTCCACCCTTTGGGAGACATGAACtcatcacaacatatatatcAACAGCCTACACAGCACGAACTGAATTTCAGATTCAGATGAATAATGAAAAATTCAAGTCAAACAAAGATAGCATCCGAAACTGAACATGCAACAACATCTACTTCATGAATCAGTTGAGATAAAAGATGATCAGCTAATAGTGTGCACCTAAGACATGTTTAGTATTTCCAATAATGAATTTTCTAACTTAAGTGACAACCTGAAGTTtatagagaataattattaatacTTGCATTGAATTACAAAATAAACATAAACTAAGGAAACAAGTAAGCAAATAGAGACACCAAGACATCAGAGATACAAACTCATTCTTGCAATAACATCAAGAGTCACCATGGTCAAGGTTATCTAGTTGTCTCCAGTCACTAGCTGAGATGGTATAGACACCCCACTCATTAAGGACAAACCAGCCCTCCAGGTTCTATCCCAGCTGAAATAGGTTGTGCGGTCCTTGCTCAAACGGCATCCATAAAAAGTGATACTTGTTGCTTCGCACGGAATACCCGTGTATCGATCCACATCTTTACCAGTTGGCACATCCAACCTATACATTGGTGTAACCTTAACAATATCAACTATTTCTTTCACTAGTAAACAACCAGCTCAAGACAGCATAAACCATTATATACATGATCTCGGACAAGTTGCAGTTAGAAATTTAATGGACAGCTCCAACGAGGAAAAAGAACAACGGATGCGGTGCAGGAAGGCACTGCAAACATCCCACAGTGGCATGTATGTGGTACTTGCCCTCACTTCCATGGTTCACAACAAAGTGTGAGGTTCCATAAGAAGGTTTATATTCTTGACTTTTGTAAAGCCCATGTAGGTACTTGACCTCCCTTCCATGGTTCAAAACAAAGTCTGAGAAACCACATATCACGATTATATTCTTTAATTGGGTAAGCTcaaaaagcatatgtcataaccaTCTCAGACTAACTTCAAAATTAGATAAAAGAAAACAAGATTATGTTAGAACCTATCTGACTCAAGAAAATTATCTTTTCTTCTGAGAAGAAAGCTCATAAAACATCTTACCAAAAAGTGGAGAACCATTTAGAAGAGAAAGCGGGGAACCTAAAAGTGACACCACAAAATTGAAACATATACTCCATTAGTGCAGGAGACAACTGTTTATCTGGTTACAAACATAAACTGCATCTTTCTTGGCCTCTGGAAGATGAATTTTACATAAATCATAACATTTATACATAAACGTAAGGTTTTAAGCAACTCTTTGGCACCCATTAGTatccttttatatttttttctacaATTAAATGTGACATTTCTGTGAAATGAACAAGGAGAAGctaaaaataaaatgtaatgaTATTTGTTTCTTAATTCATCATAGTATAATCAGttggtccaaaaaaaaaaaaaaaagactacgtTTCAGAGTGGATCTTAGCTCAAGACACAAACTCTTATATATCCAAAGCAATATAAGAAATCTTAAATTTTGAGTTTAAGACATGTCAAAATTTACAAGATATCTTAAATTGCAATTTCCTGATCATAGGATATTCTGCTTACCTTAATATGGTCCCAGTCCATATTAACAACTGCAAGTCTGTGAGTTTCACTGTCTATTACAGGTGTATCCTCATGACTAGCCAACAGATATCGGCAAATGTCACTATTCACTGAGTGCTGCAACCAAAGATAGATGAATCAAAGTTAGCTAATTCCAAGCACATAGATCTTTAGTGTATTTCCTAATAAACTAGCAGGCTAGCATAGCAGCTAATTCCAAGCACATAGATCTTTAGTGTATTTCATAATAAACTAGCAGACTAGCATAGCAGCTAATCGTATAGCACAAGAGAACCCAAATAGTAAGACTATCCACAAGAAGAAACAcatttcaaaccaaaatgatatcacttgttttttctttttctccaatCTATGAAGATAGAAAGTATAGGAACTCAGGTAGTTATAAGAGCAAAACACTCACAAATAAACAAGAAAATGGGTAAAGTGCTCCTCAAGCAAAAACTGTTAAGAGGTAAATGCGAGTTCAAAAACTCTTGCAGTGAACTGAAAAtataacaagaagaaactatcatGCAGCAAGAAAAGAAGCATGTCAAAGGAGTATACTGGCATCCACTTAAAATAATGAAGAACTGAACTCCAACATGCACCATAATGCAGCCGAAAATTTCAACTTCAAAGAAAACAGAACTGACATCATCATCCGTAGAACCACTCTCATCACTGCTAGAAGCAGAACTTTGCTCCTCCTCATCATCGTCActacccttctcctcctcctcagctGAAAACTCCACCTCGGACTCGCTCCCGCTCCCTTCCATCAGGCGCCGCGGTGAACTCTCTGCCCTCTGCACCTTGGCGCTACCTTCGTTCACCTGGTggttctcctcctcgtcctcctgttGCAGATAATAATGGAGGAGGGGGTTCACAGCCTTCCCCTTCTTCCGCTTCCCCCTCTTGTCCACGGGTGCGGCAGAGGTATCAAAATTCTTGTCCGAGAACATCCGCGTGAAGCGGGAGTCGATGACGACCTTCGACTCACGCTTCGGCATCCGCTGGAACCGTGGATCGAAGTGCGCCGCCGCGAATCGAGCGTCAGTGATGAGGCTATTCTTCTCACTTTTGCTCTCCTTACTCTCTTTCTCCCCCATATGCTCCACATCATCGATCTCTCGGGCGTTGCAGTTCTCCTGCCGGGCCttcctcttattcttcttcttcttaccctTCTTGTTATCGCCTAGATCTTCTTCCTCCACAGCCACCGTCACCGGCGGCGGCGTCGGAAGCCTAGGCTTCTTGTgcttattattcttcttcttgatcTTGACGTCTTCGTCGATTGCGTCGCCATGCGGACAAAGTTGAGGGCTCTTCTTCTTTCGTTTCTTCTCGTCCCTCGCCATCGCGGTGGAACGGCGGACTCGACCGATAGGGCTATTGATATGTAGGGTTTTGAAAGCCGGCCCGGACGGTCAGGAAATCGTGAGCCGTTGTCCCTGAACCGATAGGCAGCGAACCCGTAATTTAGATGGACGTGAAAGATGAATCGCTGCTCACACGATGCGATTTACCTCACGAAGAAGGGGCTTTGAAGTCGATTTCTCCTCTCCCACGAAATAGAAATCCACTCCTATCTAAAATATTTAtgttaaatttttaataattatgaAAGTTAAATAATCGATTTTGCTGATAGAATATATAGCATATTATagtatataaatgataaaaaagataaataaaaagataatttcaattatACTGACGAACGATGATATTATGAATAGCTATTGTAGTAATCGTTAACAACGATAATACGATAGATTGACTATGCTGATATCGATCAGAACATCGATGATAAAAAAGAAATAGTCAACAAAACAATGAGGTATTTGTATCATCGTCGAAGAATGAAGAAGAGGGAGG from Musa acuminata AAA Group cultivar baxijiao chromosome BXJ1-3, Cavendish_Baxijiao_AAA, whole genome shotgun sequence encodes the following:
- the LOC135582486 gene encoding uncharacterized protein LOC135582486 isoform X1, whose translation is MARDEKKRKKKSPQLCPHGDAIDEDVKIKKKNNKHKKPRLPTPPPVTVAVEEEDLGDNKKGKKKKNKRKARQENCNAREIDDVEHMGEKESKESKSEKNSLITDARFAAAHFDPRFQRMPKRESKVVIDSRFTRMFSDKNFDTSAAPVDKRGKRKKGKAVNPLLHYYLQQEDEEENHQVNEGSAKVQRAESSPRRLMEGSGSESEVEFSAEEEEKGSDDDEEEQSSASSSDESGSTDDDHSVNSDICRYLLASHEDTPVIDSETHRLAVVNMDWDHIKAVDIYVVMSSCLPKGGNILSVSIYPSEFGLKCMEIEAVNGPSGLFDDSDDHSEDDSDIDNEKLRNYELNKLRYCYAVVICDSSATASHIYKTLDGTELLKTSNVFDLRFIPDSMEFKHPPRDVTTEAPTSYKEPAFQTRALQHSKVKLTWEEDEPERKKVLRQKFNPNQLDELNEYLASSGDSDEDDENDQVDDDENNDPSALPNGEVKKRKGIEELRALLLSQNDSDGDKSDDKDMEITFNTELEDLSKRIFEKKDKKSETVWEAVLRKRSEKKKARKSRSKYSEDDSSDYDAEEAPDQTDDFFIDEPGDTEPKVGKKRSKAPSNKRGKDDRGRDDLRDLDREREASRAELELLLTDDQGPNTGPKGYNLKPKKVKGKKGKQVHEEDKLPDVDVSNDPRFSALLASHLYSLDPTDPQYKRSAAFVRQRVEKQKKGAGKVGTRHEDFSVSGQDIDVVPGKEEAVSSESLPQEKNDFLSTVRSLKRNASGLKNQSKVRMR
- the LOC135582486 gene encoding uncharacterized protein LOC135582486 isoform X2; this translates as MARDEKKRKKKSPQLCPHGDAIDEDVKIKKKNNKHKKPRLPTPPPVTVAVEEEDLGDNKKGKKKKNKRKARQENCNAREIDDVEHMGEKESKESKSEKNSLITDARFAAAHFDPRFQRMPKRESKVVIDSRFTRMFSDKNFDTSAAPVDKRGKRKKGKAVNPLLHYYLQQEDEEENHQVNEGSAKVQRAESSPRRLMEGSGSESEVEFSAEEEEKGSDDDEEEQSSASSSDESGSTDDDHSVNSDICRYLLASHEDTPVIDSETHRLAVVNMDWDHIKAVDIYVVMSSCLPKGGNILSVSIYPSEFGLKCMEIEAVNGPSGLFDDSDDHSEDDSDIDNEKLRNYELNKLRYCYAVVICDSSATASHIYKTLDGTELLKTSNVFDLRFIPDSMEFKHPPRDVTTEAPTSYKEPAFQTRALQHSKVKLTWEEDEPERKKLDELNEYLASSGDSDEDDENDQVDDDENNDPSALPNGEVKKRKGIEELRALLLSQNDSDGDKSDDKDMEITFNTELEDLSKRIFEKKDKKSETVWEAVLRKRSEKKKARKSRSKYSEDDSSDYDAEEAPDQTDDFFIDEPGDTEPKVGKKRSKAPSNKRGKDDRGRDDLRDLDREREASRAELELLLTDDQGPNTGPKGYNLKPKKVKGKKGKQVHEEDKLPDVDVSNDPRFSALLASHLYSLDPTDPQYKRSAAFVRQRVEKQKKGAGKVGTRHEDFSVSGQDIDVVPGKEEAVSSESLPQEKNDFLSTVRSLKRNASGLKNQSKVRMR